CTTCGACAGGCTATGACTATCATCAAAGATCTACGGCCAGGATTGGATCTCATTACACTCAAATacaaggtattttttttttataatttcatatcatatatatctttctatttctataaattCATTCTTCAAATTTATTGGGGATAATTAACATTCACAAAGTAATGCTGTCGTTTTTACTTGAAACTTTACTAACTCCATACGTTTTCATTAATGTTCTATTCAATTAAAAAAGTGTAGTAAAAGGATAAAAATTGCAACATATATTTGCCAAAGGTATAAGATGTAATTCGacgaaattaaaagtttgatcATAAAATTAGACATGTGTTAACCTAAAATGTAGGCTCCACCAAACTTCAACATTCCAAAATCACATCTCCAATGTTTTGGAGAATCGGTGTATTGTTCGGGTGAGGATATGTTAGGAAAGTGCAATGCCGGGGGAAGTGCTTTGGAGAGATTAGCTGCTGTTGTTGGTTGGAGCATTTCCACTACTCGTCCTCTCATTTTTGGGGCTTTCCCTTATAACCCTATTCTTGGGGAGACCCATCATGTTTCTAGGGGCACCCTTAATGTCCTACTCGAACAAGTACGTACCTTTCTCTCGTTTCCGTTTTCTATCTATTTAGTCTCTGTACTACAAAAATCATCTAGTTTCGTGATGCAGGTTTCACATCATCCACCAGTAGCTGCACTTCATGCCACTGATGAGAAACATAACATAGAAATGATATGGTGTCatcacttttctcctaaatatCGTGGTACGGATACATTCAACCTCCGTTTCTTTAAATATGTCGCTATAAATCAAATAAtcgttattttatttgaaacaattatttatcaataatcacaatataactatatatactattattattatctcCAATTGATGACTTAGATATTGATTAGTAACATACCTTAAAAATACgatattgaataattatattttatggtattacttctttttttcccattttttgaGTTAAAAAAGTGAGTATATGGAGATTTGAACCTCCAACTTTTAGAGCAGAAATACAAGTCAACTAATGTTGAACTATGCTGAGTTTGACATATTTATGATACCCACTCATTGATATTATTAGTGGGGCAATGTTGAGACCTTAGGGCTCAAGGTAGCTTCTTGGCCCGACTCACATGATTTTTCtttaactttcttttcttttcttttctttttctttctttctttttttttttttttttttaaatgttatattttattattttcttaaaaataaaagtatacaaataattttatacaaaatttatatGATTTATGCTAGTTTATTTAgtcttagtttttttatttgattttttctttctttcttttttttttttttttttaaatgttatattttattattttcttaaaaataaaagtatacaaataattttatacaaaatttatatGATTTAGGCAAGTTTATTTAGTCTTAGTTTTTGTAGTTGATATTATCCTTTTATAAGGTTTCTATTTCTAGTTTATATTACTCTTCTATCTTTTCTAGAGTCGGTAAGTATTCATGATTTCTGTtccccattttttaaaaaatgtttctaAGATTTTGCGtagaattttgaaaacaataacaaaattacATTTGacatttcttgtttcttgttatgtttcaattatttttcaaaacctaattaaaaaaatatcatttccTCACTTCTCACTTCTAGAATGCATAATAAATATccaaattaaactaaatataCAAGCAAACTTACTTTCATGTAAATTTTTTGCcttcttaatttaaaatctaagaCAACAAAATACAACTATTTGtataaacaactaaaaaacaagAAGCAGAAAACGAACACGTTACCAAGTAACGAAAAGCATTACATTTATAAATATAGGTACAAGTGTGGAAACAGAAATGCATGGAAAGAGGCAACTAAAGCTTTTGAATCATGGGGAAACTTATGTAATGAATTGCCCAAGTTTGGTATTCAAATTCATTCCAACAAAGGCCTTTGAATGGAGTGGGAAAGTGAAGATCCAATGCCAAGAGACTGCCCTCACTGCTGAAATCTCTTATAAAGGCCTTAGCTTTTTAGGTCGCAAATCAAATAGCAGATCCATCAATGGCAAGATTTTTGCTCAATCTTTCTCTATCAAAACCCTATGTGATATTGATGGCCAATGGGATAGGTAATCTTTCAACTACCAATTATCTAATCTTTCTTtcggttaaaatatcattttgattccCGCTATATTTTAGAACCTGATTTTTCTAATCTATATACGTACGTTTAAGTGATTAAAATTTAGTTCCCGTATGTTTAATACATCTTAAAAAGTAGTAGGTTAGCTTTCCCATATATATAGTCTCTATTAGTCTTAAGTTGTCTTCGTAATCTTTGAAAACACATTCATATCTTTtcttatatgaaaattattattattagtatcaTTTCACcaatttcgatttttttttgcGAAAGTATCAATTTTTACTCATAAACTTTTGCCCTTTTTTAGATTTCGTCCAAAAAATATTGTATGAGACTTATTGTTGTTTCAATTAAACTCCTAAATTATCATAAGCGAACTAGTTTAGATCATTTATTAAGATCGTTCTTGAAAATTGTAAATGTATCAATTCTTACATGTGTGTAGACTTCTTTAAAtggaagaacaagaaaatgaaCAATTAGAATTGATGTTGAgacaattttcaaaagaaactttattgtgagaatccaaattgatttgtttatgaaaatttagaggttctgttgataaaattataagtctcACACGATATTTAGTTATCCAAGTGGAATATAGTGGAGGAATATAAGTGGATACATTTACCAAAATGTACTTCAAATGACTAGGATTTATGAAAAGTATATAGACTAAATTTGGACCGAGCTTAAATAGTAttctaattatttatttatttttttttcaattcgataatcaacttattTCTTCGTCACTTGTTAGTTCAATCAATGTGTTGTTTAGTCGTTgttttaaccttttattttcTCCTTCAAAATGCAGAACTGTTACACTGAAGTACCACAGTGGGAGTGCCAAAGTTATATACAATGCAATTGAAGTGATTTCCAACTTAAAAACTCCTGTTGTTCTTGACCCTAAGGTGAACAAATTTCTTTCACTTCATAACTTccataatttttctttcttgaattagtttcattttctttatgaATTATTAGTGGCCATTTCTTtttcacattaatatataaaatactaGGTATATATCTGTTTTCTAATTCAAATATAGTTTAGTGGATAAGACACCATCTCACAAGTCGATAGTTCGATCTCCCATACTTAACAATTTTGGGATTTACTTTCGTCATTTCATCCTATTCTTTTTAGGTTAAATTGCAAATTTTGTCTTTGAATTATGAGGTTTGTTTCTATTTAGTCtccaaactttcaaaattacaaatttagaccttgaactttgataattttgaaATCCATAGAACTACTAGacataaaattgtaaaattcaatttaattattatatctaatagatcaaaaaattttaaaataacctCTAAAATTTTACAGacctattaaatacaaaattaaacgtttagtGATATGTTAGATACGAAATTGCAAGTTTAGAGATCATCTAGTAAGTGTGCGGTTAAATTTATCAAGGTACTAAATAGACAAAAATctcaaagtttagggactaaactTGTAGTTTATTTTTTCTCTACATTTaagatgatgaaattgaaagtatCAAATCCTTTACCTATTTATTTCATATGAATCATGATTATGAAGTTAAGATATTAATCAATTGTCTAAAAAAAAGgcccaaataaaaaatttaatacatgatcatg
This DNA window, taken from Benincasa hispida cultivar B227 chromosome 6, ASM972705v1, whole genome shotgun sequence, encodes the following:
- the LOC120080367 gene encoding oxysterol-binding protein-related protein 4C-like, whose amino-acid sequence is MDPEGSIGTRCNPIVIAKPMSLEEESDADRASNLLRQAMTIIKDLRPGLDLITLKYKAPPNFNIPKSHLQCFGESVYCSGEDMLGKCNAGGSALERLAAVVGWSISTTRPLIFGAFPYNPILGETHHVSRGTLNVLLEQVSHHPPVAALHATDEKHNIEMIWCHHFSPKYRGTSVETEMHGKRQLKLLNHGETYVMNCPSLVFKFIPTKAFEWSGKVKIQCQETALTAEISYKGLSFLGRKSNSRSINGKIFAQSFSIKTLCDIDGQWDRTVTLKYHSGSAKVIYNAIEVISNLKTPVVLDPKGVKATESAKVWGEVSQGILSKDWKKAKKAKMAVEERQRELAKERESRKETWVPKHFKLSYSKENGWDCSPIQPTVPPAPIVVPID